In Triticum urartu cultivar G1812 unplaced genomic scaffold, Tu2.1 TuUngrouped_contig_9680, whole genome shotgun sequence, a single window of DNA contains:
- the LOC125532333 gene encoding uncharacterized protein LOC125532333 produces MYRLKCVRLENHDTTDRPPARTLRLCFVLPNIIILDALALFVMYKLKCVLLENRDITGWPPARDLKPGIEEQELQQLVSPLNGCKLQELCTDDATGLLAVPICNLLSSSLTVLGFSVNQEMECFTKEQEDALHLLVSLQKLMFYNLSKLQSLPAGLQKLTNLKELSVYSCPVIRSLPEDGLPKSLQKLIVWNCGSAELKQQCKGLVGTIPKIILQLEDL; encoded by the coding sequence ATGTACAGGTTGAAATGTGTGCGCCTTGAAAACCATGACACCACGGACAGGCCACCAGCACGAACTCTGAGGCTTTGTTTTGTTTTGCCCAATATCATTATACTGGACGCTTTAGCGTTGTTTGTCATGTACAAGTTGAAATGTGTGCTCCTTGAAAACCGTGACATCACCGGCTGGCCACCAGCGCGGGATCTGAAGCCGGGTATTGAAGAGCAGGAACTGCAGCAGCTTGTTTCGCCCCTGAATGGATGCAAACTGCAGGAGCTCTGTACGGATGATGCCACGGGACTCCTAGCTGTTCCCATCTGCAACCTCCTGTCTTCCTCCCTCACCGTCCTGGGCTTTTCTGTGAACCAAGAGATGGAGTGCTTTACTAAGGAGCAAGAGGATGCCCTTCATCTGCTCGTCTCCCTCCAGAAACTGATGTTTTACAACTTGAGCAAGCTTCAGAGCCTCCCTGCAGGGCTGCAAAAGCTCACCAACCTCAAGGAATTATCGGTCTACTCATGCCCGGTTATCCGGTCGCTACCAGAGGATGGCCTCCCCAAATCACTTCAAAAATTAATTGTCTGGAATTGTGGCAGCGCGGAGCTAAAACAGCAGTGCAAAGGGTTAGTGGGAACCATCCCAAAAATCATCCTGCAACTGGAAGACTTATAA